The Thiorhodovibrio litoralis genome includes a window with the following:
- the cas6 gene encoding type I-MYXAN CRISPR-associated protein Cas6/Cmx6, which translates to MTETYWQEESPEQPPSVTDDVVDVLFSLKCRSLPVDHAESLAQALLSAAPWISEEPCCGIHSIHVAGSQNGWQRPDADAGQPLILSRRTKLGIRVPKGRVPELRAALEHRDFDIAGNNLHLETGKERALSRETTIFSRYVCCKDSDSENDFLAWTVAALAELDIKIRKALCGKAVKLNTSTGQLPTRSLMLADLSLEESVRLQQQGLGPHRELGCGLFIPHKGIEAAGPTKG; encoded by the coding sequence ATGACTGAAACCTACTGGCAGGAAGAATCTCCAGAACAGCCCCCAAGCGTCACCGACGACGTGGTTGACGTGCTCTTCTCGCTCAAATGCCGCTCGCTGCCGGTCGATCATGCCGAATCCTTGGCACAAGCGCTGCTTAGCGCCGCGCCCTGGATCAGCGAGGAGCCCTGCTGCGGCATTCACAGCATTCATGTCGCCGGCTCCCAGAACGGCTGGCAGCGGCCCGATGCCGATGCCGGACAGCCGCTCATCCTGTCGCGCCGCACCAAGCTCGGCATTCGTGTCCCCAAGGGGCGCGTGCCAGAGCTGCGCGCCGCGCTCGAGCATCGGGATTTCGACATCGCCGGCAACAATCTGCACCTTGAAACCGGCAAGGAGCGCGCGCTCAGCCGCGAAACCACCATTTTCTCTCGCTACGTCTGCTGCAAGGACAGCGATAGCGAAAACGACTTCCTCGCCTGGACCGTCGCCGCCCTGGCTGAGCTGGACATTAAGATTCGCAAGGCCCTGTGCGGCAAAGCCGTCAAGCTGAACACCTCGACCGGGCAACTGCCAACCCGCAGCCTGATGCTCGCCGACCTCAGCCTGGAAGAATCCGTGCGCCTGCAGCAACAGGGCCTCGGCCCCCACCGCGAGCTCGGCTGCGGCCTGTTCATCCCGCACAAAGGCAT